A genomic stretch from Mycobacterium malmoense includes:
- a CDS encoding GAF and ANTAR domain-containing protein, producing MADESNAGAGGSGAAGEKADPATVFAALAEIIYQGSDATEMYAAICVAATLAIRGCDHASLLVRTNDRYVTVGASDRLAYQIDELERRAGDGPCIDAIEEETPQIDTDLTTPSLWPKLASVLVAETPVRGAMGFRLLVDKRKGAALNLFSDTPNLFDAEAAGRAAVLAAFASVAINAVTKGEDAATLRRGLLSNREIGKAVGMLMLLHDMTEEQAFDLLRRHSQALNIKLAEVARAIIENRGQLPSDGDDRLTPGA from the coding sequence ATGGCAGACGAATCGAATGCCGGCGCGGGCGGTTCGGGCGCTGCCGGGGAGAAGGCCGATCCGGCGACCGTCTTCGCCGCCCTCGCCGAGATCATCTATCAAGGCTCGGACGCCACAGAGATGTACGCGGCCATCTGCGTCGCCGCGACCCTGGCTATCCGGGGCTGTGACCACGCCAGCCTGTTAGTGCGCACAAACGATCGCTATGTCACCGTCGGCGCGAGCGACCGCCTCGCCTACCAGATCGACGAGCTGGAGCGGCGCGCCGGCGACGGCCCCTGCATCGATGCGATCGAGGAGGAAACCCCCCAGATCGACACGGACCTGACCACGCCGTCCCTGTGGCCCAAGCTCGCGTCCGTCCTGGTCGCGGAGACACCGGTGCGCGGTGCCATGGGCTTTCGGCTCCTGGTCGACAAGCGCAAGGGAGCCGCGCTCAACCTGTTCAGCGACACCCCCAACCTGTTCGACGCCGAGGCCGCCGGACGGGCGGCGGTGCTCGCAGCGTTCGCCAGCGTGGCCATCAACGCGGTCACCAAGGGTGAAGACGCCGCGACCCTGCGCCGTGGACTGCTCAGCAACCGCGAAATCGGCAAGGCGGTCGGCATGCTGATGCTGCTGCACGACATGACCGAAGAGCAGGCGTTCGACCTACTGCGGCGCCACTCCCAGGCCCTGAACATCAAGCTGGCCGAGGTGGCGCGGGCCATCATCGAAAACCGTGGTCAACTGCCCTCCGACGGCGACGATCGGCTTACGCCGGGCGCATAG
- the lepB gene encoding signal peptidase I, giving the protein MTDTPDSPEPPSDAGQSEPKVSTRDPRDTRVPAEGSPPPEEAEPKKSALRELAILAVIAVALYYVMLTFVARPYLIPSESMEPTLHGCTGCVGDRIMVDKLTYRFGSPHPGDVIVFKGPPSWNAGYKSIRSNNTALRWVQNALSFIGFVPPDENDLVKRVIAVGGQTVQCRADTGLTVDGKPLKEPYLSPATMMADPSVYPCLGSEFGPVAVPPGRLWVMGDNRTHSADSRAHCTSIPADALKGVLCTGDPMSGTVPVSNVIGKARFIVWPPSRWGGVGSVNPQQGQ; this is encoded by the coding sequence GTGACCGATACCCCGGACTCGCCTGAGCCCCCGTCCGACGCTGGCCAGTCAGAGCCGAAGGTCTCTACCCGCGACCCCAGGGACACCCGGGTGCCGGCCGAGGGGTCCCCGCCGCCCGAAGAGGCCGAGCCCAAGAAGTCCGCGCTGCGCGAACTCGCGATCCTGGCGGTGATCGCGGTGGCGCTCTACTACGTCATGCTGACGTTCGTCGCGCGGCCGTACCTGATCCCGTCGGAATCCATGGAGCCCACGCTGCACGGGTGCACGGGCTGCGTTGGCGACCGCATCATGGTGGACAAGCTCACCTACCGCTTCGGCTCACCGCACCCCGGTGACGTAATCGTCTTCAAGGGGCCTCCGTCGTGGAACGCCGGATACAAGTCGATCCGCTCCAACAACACCGCGCTGCGCTGGGTGCAAAACGCGCTGTCGTTCATCGGTTTCGTGCCGCCTGACGAAAACGACCTGGTCAAGCGGGTCATCGCGGTGGGAGGGCAGACGGTGCAGTGCCGGGCCGACACTGGGTTGACGGTCGACGGCAAGCCGCTCAAGGAGCCGTACCTGAGTCCCGCCACCATGATGGCCGACCCGTCGGTGTATCCGTGCCTGGGCAGCGAGTTCGGGCCGGTCGCCGTGCCGCCGGGGCGGCTGTGGGTGATGGGTGACAACCGCACGCACTCGGCGGACTCGCGGGCCCACTGCACCAGCATCCCGGCCGACGCCCTCAAGGGCGTGTTGTGCACCGGCGATCCGATGTCGGGGACCGTGCCGGTGTCCAATGTCATCGGCAAGGCCAGGTTCATCGTGTGGCCGCCGTCGCGGTGGGGTGGTGTGGGATCGGTGAACCCCCAGCAGGGCCAGTGA
- the fdhD gene encoding formate dehydrogenase accessory sulfurtransferase FdhD, with protein MGNVTARRRAHHLTAERAVTRPETLAVEEPLEIRVNGAPVTVTMRTPGSDFELAQGFLLTEGVIWGRDDVLTIRYCGGRGEDGANTYNVVDVTLAPGVDPPDLDVTRNFYTTSSCGVCGKASLEAVRLIGRFSPGSDPAAVAAGTLKAMPGQLRAAQKVFDSTGGLHAAALFSVDGTALVVREDIGRHNAVDKVVGWALEHERVPLGASVLLVSGRASFELTQKAVMAGIPVLAAVSAPSSLAVSLAEESGITLVAFLRENSMNVYTRADRIT; from the coding sequence GTGGGGAACGTCACGGCGCGCCGGCGCGCGCACCATCTCACCGCGGAGCGGGCCGTCACGCGGCCGGAGACCCTGGCCGTCGAGGAGCCGCTGGAGATCCGCGTCAACGGCGCGCCGGTCACGGTCACCATGCGCACGCCCGGCTCGGATTTCGAACTTGCACAAGGCTTTCTGCTCACCGAGGGGGTGATCTGGGGTCGCGACGACGTGCTGACCATCCGCTACTGCGGCGGGCGCGGCGAGGACGGGGCCAACACCTACAACGTTGTGGACGTGACCTTGGCGCCCGGGGTCGACCCGCCCGATCTCGACGTCACCCGCAACTTCTACACCACCTCGTCGTGCGGTGTCTGCGGCAAGGCATCGCTGGAGGCGGTGCGGCTCATCGGCCGCTTTTCGCCCGGCTCGGATCCGGCGGCCGTCGCCGCGGGCACACTCAAGGCGATGCCCGGCCAACTTCGCGCCGCGCAAAAGGTTTTCGACAGCACCGGTGGGTTGCACGCCGCCGCGCTGTTCTCGGTCGACGGCACGGCGCTCGTGGTGCGCGAGGACATCGGCAGGCACAATGCCGTCGACAAGGTCGTCGGCTGGGCGCTGGAACACGAGCGGGTGCCGCTGGGGGCCTCCGTGCTGTTGGTCAGCGGACGGGCCTCGTTCGAGCTGACGCAAAAGGCCGTCATGGCAGGGATTCCCGTGCTGGCCGCGGTGTCGGCGCCGTCGTCGCTGGCGGTCTCGCTGGCCGAGGAATCCGGGATAACGCTGGTGGCGTTCCTGCGGGAGAACTCGATGAACGTCTACACCAGGGCGGACCGGATCACGTAA
- the trmD gene encoding tRNA (guanosine(37)-N1)-methyltransferase TrmD, with protein sequence MRIDVVTIFPAYLDPLRQSLPGKAIASGLIDLRVHDLRRWTHDVHHSVDDAPYGGGPGMVMKAPVWGEALDEICSSETLLVVPTPAGALFTQATAQRWTTETHLVFACGRYEGIDQRVIEDAARRMRVEEVSIGDYVLPGGESAALVMIEAVLRLLDGVLGNPASHQHDSHSPGLDRLLEGPSYTRPPSWRGLDVPEVLLSGDHARIAAWRREVSLRRTRERRPDLAD encoded by the coding sequence ATGAGAATCGACGTCGTCACGATCTTCCCTGCCTACCTGGATCCGCTGCGGCAATCGTTGCCGGGCAAGGCGATTGCGTCGGGCCTAATCGATTTGCGCGTGCACGACCTGCGCCGGTGGACGCACGACGTGCACCACTCGGTGGACGACGCGCCCTACGGCGGCGGCCCCGGGATGGTGATGAAGGCACCGGTGTGGGGTGAGGCGCTGGATGAAATCTGTTCCAGCGAAACACTTTTGGTTGTCCCCACCCCGGCCGGTGCGCTGTTCACCCAGGCGACCGCCCAGCGCTGGACCACCGAGACGCACCTGGTGTTCGCGTGCGGCCGCTACGAGGGCATCGACCAGCGGGTCATCGAGGACGCCGCCCGGCGGATGCGGGTCGAGGAGGTCTCGATCGGCGACTATGTGTTGCCGGGCGGCGAGTCGGCCGCACTGGTGATGATCGAGGCCGTGCTGCGGCTGCTCGACGGAGTTCTCGGCAATCCCGCGTCGCATCAACATGATTCGCACTCGCCGGGCCTGGACCGGCTGCTGGAGGGGCCGAGCTATACCCGGCCGCCGAGCTGGCGCGGGCTCGACGTTCCCGAGGTCCTGCTGTCCGGTGATCACGCGCGGATCGCCGCCTGGCGCCGGGAGGTGTCGCTGCGGCGCACCCGGGAACGCCGCCCCGACCTGGCGGACTGA
- a CDS encoding DUF2469 domain-containing protein — protein sequence MSAEDLEKYETEMELSLYREYKDIVGQFSYVVETERRFYLANSVELMPRNADGEVYFELRLSDAWVWDMYRPARFVKQVRVVTFKDVNIEEVEKPELRLPE from the coding sequence ATGAGTGCAGAAGATCTCGAAAAGTACGAAACCGAGATGGAGCTCTCGCTGTACCGCGAATACAAGGACATCGTCGGCCAGTTCAGCTACGTCGTGGAAACCGAGCGGCGCTTCTACCTGGCCAACAGCGTGGAGCTGATGCCGCGCAACGCCGACGGCGAGGTGTACTTCGAGCTGCGACTGTCCGACGCCTGGGTGTGGGACATGTACCGGCCGGCGCGGTTCGTCAAGCAGGTGCGGGTGGTCACGTTCAAGGACGTCAACATCGAAGAGGTCGAGAAGCCCGAGCTGCGCCTGCCGGAATAG
- the rplS gene encoding 50S ribosomal protein L19, which produces MNRLDFVDQASLRDDIPAFSPGDTVNVHVKVIEGAKERIQVFKGAVIRRQGGGIRETFTVRKESYGVGVERTFPVHSPNIDHIEVVTRGDVRRAKLYYLRELRGKKAKIKEKR; this is translated from the coding sequence ATGAACAGGCTGGATTTCGTCGATCAGGCGTCGCTGCGCGACGACATCCCGGCCTTTAGCCCGGGTGACACCGTCAACGTCCACGTCAAGGTGATCGAGGGCGCCAAGGAGCGTATTCAGGTGTTCAAGGGCGCGGTGATCCGTCGGCAGGGCGGCGGCATCCGTGAGACGTTCACCGTGCGCAAGGAGAGCTACGGCGTCGGCGTCGAACGGACCTTCCCGGTGCATTCGCCGAACATCGACCATATCGAGGTGGTGACCCGTGGCGATGTCCGCCGCGCCAAGCTGTACTACCTGCGTGAACTCCGCGGCAAGAAGGCCAAGATCAAGGAAAAGCGCTGA
- a CDS encoding FdhF/YdeP family oxidoreductase has protein sequence MRFDRSAASGDIPADYDEHAVTVVPHKPEAAGVRAVLVSLQRGFEQMGAVRTAAALARLNQRNGFDCPGCAWPEEHGGRKLAEFCENGAKAVAEEATKRTVTPEFFARHTVAELAAKPEYWLSQQGRLTHPMVLRPGDDRYRPIGWDDAYRVIAEHLGALADPDEAVFYTSGRTSNEAAFCYQLLVRCFGTNNLPDCSNMCHESSGSALTESIGIGKGSVTVDDVAHADLIVIAGQNPGTNHPRMLSVLEKAKVNGAKIIAVNPLPEAGLIRFKDPQKVKGVVGHGIPIADEFVQIRLGGDMALFAGLGRLLLEADDRAPGTVVDRAFVDAHCAGFDDYRRRTLGIDLDTVFAATGIGRPQLERVAAMLMASQRTVVCWAMGLTQHTHAVDTIGEVTNLLLLRGMIGKPGAGVCPVRGHSNVQGDRTMGIWEKMPERFLASLDREFGITSPRKHGYDTVAAIRAMRDGRATVFVGMGGNFASATPDTAVTEAALRNCALTVQISTKLNRSHLVHGSTALILPTLGRTDRDIRGGRKQVVSVEDSMSMVHLSRGGLHPPSDLVRSEVEIVCELARTLLGAAHPVPWERFAADYDTIRDAIAAVVPGCADYNRRVRAPDGFQLPHPPRDAREFRTSTGRANFAINPLRWVPVPPGRLVLQSLRSHDQYNTTIYGLDDRYRGVKGGRRVVFINPADIEALGLTAGKRVDLVSEWTDAEGRLQERRAKDFLVVAYSTPVGNAAAYYPETNPLVPLDHTADKSNTPVSKAITIRVEPAT, from the coding sequence GTGAGATTCGACCGCTCGGCCGCGTCCGGCGATATCCCCGCCGACTACGACGAACACGCGGTTACCGTGGTGCCCCACAAACCAGAGGCCGCGGGCGTGCGAGCGGTGCTGGTCTCGCTGCAGCGGGGGTTCGAGCAGATGGGCGCGGTGCGCACCGCGGCGGCGCTGGCCCGGCTCAACCAGCGCAACGGCTTCGACTGCCCCGGATGCGCGTGGCCCGAGGAGCACGGCGGACGCAAGCTGGCCGAGTTCTGCGAGAACGGCGCCAAGGCCGTCGCCGAAGAGGCCACCAAGCGCACCGTCACACCGGAGTTTTTCGCGCGGCACACGGTGGCCGAACTGGCGGCCAAGCCCGAGTACTGGCTGTCCCAACAGGGCCGGCTCACCCACCCGATGGTGTTGCGCCCCGGTGACGACCGCTACCGGCCGATCGGCTGGGACGACGCCTACCGGGTGATCGCCGAGCATTTGGGCGCCCTGGCGGACCCCGATGAGGCCGTGTTCTACACGTCGGGTCGCACCAGTAACGAGGCCGCGTTCTGCTACCAGCTGCTGGTCCGCTGTTTCGGCACCAACAACCTGCCCGATTGCTCCAACATGTGTCACGAGTCGTCGGGATCGGCGCTGACCGAGTCGATCGGCATCGGAAAGGGATCCGTCACCGTCGACGACGTCGCGCATGCCGACCTGATCGTCATCGCCGGACAGAATCCGGGCACCAACCATCCGCGGATGCTCTCGGTTCTGGAGAAGGCAAAAGTCAACGGCGCCAAGATCATTGCGGTGAATCCTCTGCCCGAGGCCGGGCTGATCCGTTTCAAGGACCCGCAGAAGGTGAAGGGCGTTGTGGGGCACGGTATCCCGATCGCCGACGAGTTCGTGCAGATCCGCCTGGGCGGCGACATGGCGTTGTTCGCCGGGCTGGGCAGGTTGTTGCTCGAGGCCGACGACCGCGCCCCGGGCACCGTCGTCGACCGCGCCTTCGTCGACGCGCACTGTGCCGGGTTCGACGACTACCGACGCCGGACCCTCGGCATCGACCTCGATACGGTCTTCGCCGCCACCGGCATTGGGCGCCCACAACTCGAGCGCGTCGCCGCGATGCTGATGGCGTCGCAGCGCACCGTTGTGTGCTGGGCGATGGGCCTGACGCAGCACACCCATGCGGTCGACACCATCGGCGAGGTCACCAATCTGTTGCTGCTGCGCGGCATGATCGGCAAGCCGGGCGCGGGTGTCTGCCCGGTGCGCGGGCACTCCAACGTGCAGGGCGACCGCACGATGGGCATCTGGGAGAAGATGCCCGAACGGTTCCTGGCGTCCCTGGACCGCGAGTTCGGCATCACCAGCCCGCGCAAGCACGGCTACGACACGGTGGCCGCGATCCGCGCGATGCGCGACGGGCGAGCCACCGTCTTCGTGGGCATGGGCGGCAACTTCGCGTCGGCCACCCCCGATACCGCCGTCACCGAGGCCGCGTTGCGCAATTGCGCGCTCACCGTGCAGATTTCGACCAAGCTCAACCGCAGTCACCTCGTGCACGGTTCCACCGCGCTGATCCTGCCGACGCTGGGACGCACCGACCGCGACATCCGCGGCGGGCGGAAACAGGTTGTCTCGGTCGAGGATTCGATGTCGATGGTGCACCTGTCCCGCGGCGGTCTGCACCCGCCCAGCGACCTGGTGCGCAGCGAGGTGGAAATCGTCTGCGAGCTGGCGCGCACGCTGCTCGGCGCGGCGCACCCGGTCCCGTGGGAGCGTTTCGCCGCCGACTACGACACCATCCGCGACGCGATCGCCGCGGTGGTCCCCGGCTGCGCCGACTACAACCGCAGGGTGCGGGCGCCCGACGGATTCCAGCTTCCCCATCCGCCGCGCGATGCACGCGAATTCCGCACCAGCACAGGCAGAGCCAACTTCGCGATCAACCCGCTGCGGTGGGTGCCGGTGCCGCCGGGCCGGCTGGTGCTGCAGTCGCTGCGCAGCCACGACCAGTACAACACCACGATCTACGGGCTCGACGACCGTTATCGCGGGGTGAAGGGTGGCCGTCGCGTGGTGTTCATCAACCCGGCCGACATCGAGGCGCTGGGCCTGACGGCGGGCAAGCGCGTCGATCTGGTGTCGGAGTGGACCGACGCGGAGGGCCGGCTGCAGGAGCGGCGCGCGAAAGACTTTCTGGTGGTGGCCTATTCGACGCCGGTCGGTAACGCCGCGGCCTACTACCCGGAGACCAATCCGCTGGTTCCGCTGGATCACACCGCGGACAAATCGAACACCCCGGTGTCGAAGGCGATCACGATCCGGGTGGAGCCGGCGACGTAG